DNA sequence from the Gammaproteobacteria bacterium genome:
CTACTGCGCTGATGGGAGCTCGGCTCAAATGCCCCCGATTTTTCGTTGCGTAGGCCCACTATGCGCCTCAAAATCGTGAACATTCGATCTCGCTCTCCCATCATGCTCGCTACGATCACCTAAGTCCGACAGGCTCCTAGGTAGAGGAAGAGCCCTTTAGCCGATAGCCTAATGCAGTTGTGGTCCAGCGGGTGTGCCGGCGTGCTGAATCTCTTCTTGAGTCGCGTCGCGAATGTCGCGGACCTCGATATGAAAGACGAGCGTCTTACCCGCCAGTGGATGGTTTCCGTCGACCGTGAGCTTGCCGTTCTCGATCCTTGACACGAAGAACTGCCGGGTTTCTCCCTGTTCGTTCTGCATCTCGACCTCCGCACCAACGTGACGGAACTGCTCCGGTACGTTGGCGATGTCATCCGTGAACGTCAGTTCTCGGTGGTGTGGACCGAATCCTTCCTCGGGAGTCATCTCCACCTCCACGCGATCTCCGACCCGATGACTCAGCATGGCGGCCTCGATCTTCTCGAACACGCCACTATCCGCACCGTGAACGTAGCTGACGGGCACGTCGATCTGCTCCACCACTCTCCCGTCCCGATCGGTAATGGAATAGGTGAACTGAACGAGTTTGTGCCTTCCCACTCGCTGCTGCGACACGCAATCTCTCCTTCCTCAGAACCAGGGCTGACGCTCGGCCAATATGCGATAATAACGCAGACCAAAGCTGCCCAACCACCCACCACGTCCGCAAGTCATGGCCCGCGTTCCCCTCACCATCAGCGAAGCCCGATCCGAGTTCGGAGAACTCACCGCGCAACTCGCCGGTCTGCGCAGGCGCGCCGCCGGCTCCGCCCCTATCCAGGCGCCACACGAAGTTCTCGATGGTATCTCCCGGTTTCTGGAGATCGCCGAACGCGCCGAAGGCGTGGGCAATGGAGAATTGGATCACGAGGACATCGGTCGCCTGGGCGAGTACGGTCTCGACCTGATCTCGAGCCTGGACCTCCGGCTGCGGGAGAACGGCCAGGCACGCCTGCGGGCCCGTCTGCGGCCCCTGACACTGTCGGTCACCGGCTGGATCGTGCGCTGTGGCGGACAGGTCCAGGCGCTCGAGCCCGTGGTCAATGCGCTCGCCGAAGAGGCGAATCACCAGTCGGACCCTGAGGGACTTCGCCAGATCGAGGCACTGATGTCCGGTGTCCTCGAGGCCTGTCCGGACTACGTTCGCAACGATCTGGAACAGATCAACCCCGTCCGCCCCTGGCGTATCCTGCACCTGAACCGCAGTATCACCGCCACACGGACCTGCGATCCGGCAACAATGGAACGTGCGTTCGACGATTTCATCCAGGCGCTGCCGAACGAGGCGTCCCGCTTCTTTACCGAGGGCATGGGAGAGATGGATCGACTGGGCTATCCGCCCCGGGTCCGT
Encoded proteins:
- a CDS encoding FKBP-type peptidyl-prolyl cis-trans isomerase, which codes for MSQQRVGRHKLVQFTYSITDRDGRVVEQIDVPVSYVHGADSGVFEKIEAAMLSHRVGDRVEVEMTPEEGFGPHHRELTFTDDIANVPEQFRHVGAEVEMQNEQGETRQFFVSRIENGKLTVDGNHPLAGKTLVFHIEVRDIRDATQEEIQHAGTPAGPQLH